The following are from one region of the Coffea eugenioides isolate CCC68of chromosome 2, Ceug_1.0, whole genome shotgun sequence genome:
- the LOC113759807 gene encoding uncharacterized protein LOC113759807 produces MYEEIIYGPEDEVPLASNNHGAIVIEVITCNFKVKNVYIDKGSAIDVLYYKTFKELQLEDRQLVPVRTPLIGFAGPPVRPEGMITLMVTVGVSPNCRTVPVNFAVVKEPSSYNMILGRPTLNALRAICSTLYLSMKFPTPAGVAEVLGDPEEARACYIATLKGKEKLIAQTVCLESWEPMEKGERLETNEGLAELPVQPDRPERTVRVGTGLGELIRSSLESLLEEYAEIFAWSADDLPGIPTELAVHRLHVDPNVRPVKQKKRNFAPERKEVVKNEVGKLLEAKIVKEVYYPTWLANPVLVKKEEKVWKMCVDFTDLNKACPKDCYPLPRIDQLVDSTAGYEIFCFLDAFKGYHQIALDEEDQEKTSFITEDGTYCYVTMPFGLKNAGATYQRLVSKLFKN; encoded by the coding sequence ATGTATGAGGAAATAATCTATGGACCTGAAGACGAAGTCCCTCTGGCCTCTAATAACCATGGAGCCATTGTGATAGAAGTCATCACCTGTAATTTCAAGGTGAAGAATGTATACATAGACAAAGGAAGTGCCATAGACGTGCTGTATTACAAGACCTTTAAGGAGCTACAGCTGGAGGATAGACAGCTCGTACCGGTTCGAACTCCGTTGATCGGTTTTGCAGGTCCTCCCGTGAGGCCGGAAGGAATGATCACTCTCATGGTTACGGTGGGGGTGTCCCCGAACTGCCGAACGGTCCCGGTAAACTTCGCGGTGGTTAAGGAGCCGTCGTCCTACAATATGATTCTGGGGCGGCCCACACTGAATGCCCTCCGAGCTATTTGCTCCACCTTGTACCTCAGTATGAAGTTTCCTACTCCTGCTGGGGTGGCTGAGGTGCTGGGAGATCCGGAGGAGGCAAGGGCGTGTTATATTGCCACCCTCAAGGGCAAAGAGAAATTGATAGCTCAGACAGTTTGTTTAGAGTCCTGGGAGCCCATGGAGAAAGGGGAAAGATTGGAGACAAACGAGGGGTTAGCCGAGCTGCCCGTCCAGCCCGACCGACCTGAGCGCACAGTGAGGGTCGGCACCGGCCTAGGCGAGCTGATCAGGAGTTCTTTGGAATCTCTCTTGGAGGAATACGCTGAGATTTTTGCTTGGAGTGCTGATGACCTGCCAGGAATCCCCACCGAGCTGGCAGTCCATAGGCTACATGTGGACCCCAACGTCCGACCTgtgaagcagaagaagaggaaCTTCGCTCCTGAGCGAAAGGAGGTCGTCAAGAACGAGGTGGGTAAGTTGCTGGAGGCTAAGATCGTTAAGGAAGTCTACTATCCGACCTGGCTAGCCAACCCGGTGCTGGTCAAGAAGGAGGAGAAAGTTTGGAAGATGTGTGTGGATTTCACTGACTTAAATAAGGCTTGCCCGAAGGACTGTTACCCACTCCCACGGATTGACCAGCTCGTGGACTCAACAGCTGGCTATGAGATCTTCTGTTTCTTGGACGCCTTCAAGGGGTACCATCAAATAGCCCTGGATGAGGAGGATCAGGAGAAGACCTCGTTTATCACCGAGGACGGAACATATTGTTACGTCACCATGCCATTCGGGCTAAAGAATGCGGGCGCGACGTATCAGAGGTTGGTAAGCAAGCTGTTCAAAAATTAG